Proteins found in one Planctomycetes bacterium MalM25 genomic segment:
- the pknL gene encoding Serine/threonine-protein kinase PknL, translating into MSPQQLRFIPTEANFKLGEQLGAGTVGVVYRATSPELPHPVAVKLLSPTVQGDKSIVDRFEREIVVMERLNHPNIVRNYGGGQIDGQLFYAMQLLEHGSLKERLRHGPLSWPQAAAYGVQIASALQHAHNHGIVHRDLKPSNLFYNDDGDLVMGDFGIARDMHAQADITHQGITVGTFSYMSPEQITADARIDGQADLYSLGCVLFEMLVGRPPYRGATFTQVWDQHMNAEPPSVRAVQAEEGKPVTCPEWFDEMIRQLLAKRPSDRPFNARSVEGVMLQHLLDEFGEEEARKLTRLDPVASSSTPAGVPQERTWVIWLVLAALVVGLAIAASQGGG; encoded by the coding sequence ATGAGCCCGCAACAGCTCCGCTTCATCCCGACCGAGGCGAATTTCAAGCTGGGTGAGCAGCTCGGCGCGGGAACGGTCGGAGTCGTTTACCGCGCCACGAGCCCCGAGCTGCCCCACCCGGTGGCGGTCAAGCTGCTCAGCCCCACGGTGCAGGGCGACAAGTCGATCGTCGATCGCTTCGAGCGCGAGATCGTGGTGATGGAGCGGCTCAATCACCCGAACATCGTCCGCAACTACGGCGGCGGCCAGATCGACGGGCAGCTCTTCTACGCGATGCAGTTGCTCGAGCACGGCTCGCTCAAAGAACGGCTGCGGCACGGCCCCCTCTCCTGGCCCCAGGCGGCGGCGTACGGAGTGCAGATCGCGTCGGCGTTGCAGCACGCGCACAACCACGGCATCGTCCACCGCGACTTGAAGCCGAGCAACCTCTTCTACAACGACGACGGCGACCTCGTGATGGGCGACTTCGGCATCGCCCGTGACATGCACGCCCAGGCCGACATCACCCACCAGGGGATCACGGTCGGCACGTTCAGCTACATGTCGCCCGAGCAGATCACCGCCGACGCCCGCATCGACGGCCAGGCGGACCTGTACTCGCTAGGCTGTGTGCTGTTCGAGATGCTCGTCGGCCGCCCGCCGTACCGGGGCGCGACATTCACGCAGGTATGGGATCAGCACATGAACGCTGAGCCGCCGAGTGTCCGCGCCGTGCAGGCCGAGGAGGGGAAGCCGGTGACCTGCCCCGAGTGGTTTGACGAGATGATCCGCCAACTGCTCGCCAAGCGTCCCTCCGACCGCCCCTTCAATGCCCGTTCGGTGGAGGGGGTGATGCTCCAGCACCTGCTCGACGAGTTCGGCGAGGAGGAGGCGCGGAAGCTAACCCGGCTCGACCCGGTCGCGTCGTCATCGACGCCTGCCGGCGTCCCGCAGGAGCGGACCTGGGTGATCTGGCTGGTGCTGGCGGCCCTGGTGGTCGGCCTGGCGATCGCCGCGTCGCAGGGCGGTGGGTAG
- the glnA_1 gene encoding Glutamine synthetase, whose product MSTETTSSNGTSSASSSTRQAAIAGALSYSAPAAFEFVNTTPEDVFGENVFSKAVMKKRLPKAIYKSLMQTIDSGEKLDDTVADIVASAMKDWAVEKGATHYTHVFYPLTGGTAEKHDSFMAPTGDGSTIASFSGKELCQGEPDGSSFPTGGIRQTHEARGYTIWDVTSPAYILENSNGTTLCIPTAFVSWTGEALDKKTPVLRSMRALDQQAHRITKLFGHDDKAFVASTAGPEQEYFLVDKGFFYARPDLLNAGRTLFGAAAPKGQEFDDHYFGAIPERVLSFMFESERELFRLGVPIKTRHNEVAPGQYEIAPIFETANVATDHQQLIMMVLKKVAKKYGMECLTHEKPFAGLNGSGKHVNWSLGSSSVGNLLDPGDTPHENAQFLVFCAAVIKAVYKHQGLLRAVVASAGNDHRLGANEAPPAIISIFLGSQLADVFEQIKGGGATSSLPKGSLEVGVDTLPPLDKDAGDRNRTSPFAFTGNRFEFRAVGSSASIAGPLVAMNTIVAESLDYCASKLESATGGDESKLNAAVQELLTEIINECGSVIFNGDGYSDEWHAEAEKRGLLCNKTTADALPALLEPAVKEMFGKYGVLSEREVESRYETYVEQYCMTVRVEANLTKKIARTMIFPAAIRYQKELATTCANLKTVGIDFDTKTLDRVTELVKGLQDSTTALAEASAGGCEDMRQACDEVLPAMLKVREYSDALEAIVADDIWPLPTYQEMLFIK is encoded by the coding sequence GTGAGCACGGAAACCACTAGTAGCAACGGCACGTCGTCCGCTTCCTCCTCGACCCGCCAGGCGGCCATCGCCGGCGCCTTGAGTTACTCGGCGCCCGCGGCGTTCGAGTTCGTCAACACCACGCCCGAAGACGTGTTCGGTGAGAACGTCTTCAGCAAGGCGGTGATGAAGAAGCGGCTCCCCAAGGCGATCTACAAGTCGCTCATGCAGACGATCGACTCGGGCGAGAAGCTCGACGACACGGTCGCCGACATCGTCGCCAGCGCGATGAAGGACTGGGCGGTCGAGAAGGGCGCCACGCACTACACGCACGTCTTCTACCCGCTGACGGGCGGCACCGCCGAGAAGCACGACAGCTTCATGGCCCCCACGGGCGACGGCAGCACGATCGCCTCGTTCAGCGGCAAGGAGCTGTGCCAGGGTGAGCCGGACGGCTCGAGCTTCCCGACCGGCGGCATCCGCCAGACGCACGAGGCCCGCGGCTACACGATCTGGGACGTCACCAGCCCCGCCTACATCCTCGAAAACTCCAACGGCACCACGCTCTGCATCCCGACGGCATTTGTGTCGTGGACGGGGGAGGCGCTCGATAAGAAGACCCCGGTCCTCCGCTCGATGCGGGCGCTCGACCAGCAGGCGCACCGGATCACGAAGCTGTTCGGCCACGACGACAAGGCGTTCGTCGCCTCGACCGCCGGCCCCGAGCAGGAGTACTTCCTGGTCGACAAGGGCTTTTTCTACGCCCGGCCCGACCTGCTGAACGCGGGCCGCACGCTGTTCGGCGCCGCGGCCCCCAAGGGTCAGGAGTTCGACGACCACTACTTCGGTGCGATCCCCGAGCGGGTGCTGTCGTTCATGTTCGAGTCGGAGCGTGAGCTGTTCCGTCTCGGCGTGCCGATCAAGACCCGCCACAACGAGGTGGCTCCCGGCCAGTACGAGATCGCCCCGATCTTCGAGACGGCCAACGTCGCGACCGACCACCAGCAGCTCATCATGATGGTGCTGAAGAAGGTCGCGAAGAAGTACGGCATGGAGTGCCTGACACACGAGAAGCCGTTCGCCGGCCTCAACGGCAGTGGCAAGCACGTGAACTGGTCGCTCGGCAGCAGCTCGGTCGGCAACCTCCTCGATCCAGGCGACACGCCGCATGAGAACGCCCAGTTCCTGGTGTTCTGCGCCGCGGTCATCAAGGCGGTCTACAAGCACCAGGGTCTGCTGCGTGCGGTCGTCGCCTCGGCGGGCAACGACCACCGCCTCGGGGCGAACGAGGCTCCGCCGGCGATCATCTCGATCTTCCTGGGCTCGCAGCTCGCCGACGTGTTCGAGCAGATCAAGGGGGGCGGCGCCACGTCGTCGCTGCCGAAGGGCTCGCTCGAGGTGGGCGTCGATACGCTGCCGCCGCTCGACAAGGACGCCGGCGACCGCAACCGGACCAGCCCGTTCGCGTTCACCGGCAACCGCTTCGAGTTCCGGGCCGTCGGCTCGTCGGCCTCGATCGCCGGCCCGCTGGTCGCGATGAACACGATCGTCGCCGAGTCGCTCGACTACTGCGCCTCGAAGCTCGAGTCGGCCACCGGCGGCGACGAGTCGAAGCTCAACGCCGCCGTTCAAGAGCTCCTCACGGAGATCATCAACGAGTGCGGGTCGGTCATCTTCAACGGCGACGGCTACTCCGACGAGTGGCACGCCGAGGCCGAGAAGCGTGGCCTGCTGTGCAACAAGACCACCGCCGACGCGCTGCCCGCCCTGCTCGAGCCCGCCGTCAAAGAGATGTTCGGCAAGTACGGCGTCCTGTCGGAGCGTGAGGTCGAGTCGCGTTACGAGACCTACGTCGAGCAGTACTGCATGACCGTCCGGGTCGAGGCGAACCTCACCAAGAAGATCGCCCGCACGATGATCTTCCCGGCCGCCATCCGCTACCAGAAGGAATTGGCGACCACGTGTGCGAACCTCAAGACGGTTGGCATCGACTTCGATACCAAGACCCTCGACCGGGTCACCGAGTTGGTGAAGGGCCTGCAGGACTCGACCACCGCCCTCGCGGAGGCCTCCGCCGGTGGGTGCGAGGACATGCGTCAGGCGTGCGACGAGGTCCTGCCCGCGATGCTGAAGGTCCGCGAGTACTCCGACGCCCTCGAGGCGATCGTCGCCGACGACATCTGGCCGCTGCCGACCTACCAGGAGATGCTGTTCATCAAGTGA
- the glnA_2 gene encoding Glutamine synthetase, with translation MTPQEVLAMIREKDIKAVDFRFMDFPGVWQHFTIPAGKLDEAVFEDGLGFDGSSIRGWQTINESDMLLMPVPDTTFVDPFIELPTIGMICNVQDPITREDYTRDPRNVARKTVNYLKSTGIADTVNIGPEAEFFIFDDVRFDQTPAEGFYSLDSVEAEWNRGTDEQPNLGHKLRHKEGYFPCPPADQLMDVRNEMMQLMIDCGLDVECQHHEVATAGQSEIDLKYDELVSMGDDICLYKYIIKNVAFRHGRTVTFMPKPVFTDNGSGMHTHISFWKGDQPLFAGGGYAGLSDEALFAIGGILKHAPALLAFTNPTTNSYKRLVPGYEAPVNLAYSQRNRSAACRIPMYSPSPKAKRIEFRCPDPSSNPYLAFSALTMACIDGIQNKIHPGEPLDKNIYDLEPEELAAVPKTPGSLAEALTALERDHEFLLRGDVFTEDVISTWINYKRENEVDAINLRPHPYEFCLYYDI, from the coding sequence ATGACCCCGCAAGAAGTGCTCGCGATGATCCGCGAGAAGGACATCAAGGCCGTCGACTTCCGCTTCATGGACTTCCCCGGCGTCTGGCAGCATTTCACGATCCCGGCGGGCAAGCTCGACGAGGCCGTCTTCGAGGACGGCCTCGGCTTCGACGGCTCCAGCATCCGCGGCTGGCAGACGATCAACGAGAGCGACATGCTCCTCATGCCCGTGCCGGACACAACGTTCGTCGATCCGTTCATCGAGCTCCCCACGATCGGGATGATCTGCAACGTGCAGGACCCGATCACCCGCGAGGACTACACGCGCGACCCCAGAAACGTCGCCCGCAAGACGGTCAACTACCTCAAGTCGACCGGCATCGCCGACACGGTCAACATCGGCCCGGAGGCGGAGTTCTTCATCTTCGACGACGTCCGCTTCGACCAGACCCCCGCCGAGGGCTTCTACTCGCTCGACAGCGTCGAGGCGGAGTGGAACCGTGGAACGGATGAGCAACCCAACCTGGGGCACAAGCTGCGGCACAAGGAGGGCTACTTCCCCTGCCCCCCCGCGGACCAGCTGATGGACGTCCGCAACGAGATGATGCAGCTGATGATCGACTGCGGGCTCGACGTCGAGTGCCAACACCACGAGGTCGCCACCGCCGGCCAGAGCGAGATCGACCTGAAGTACGACGAGCTGGTCTCGATGGGCGACGACATCTGCCTCTACAAGTACATCATCAAGAACGTCGCCTTCCGCCACGGCAGGACCGTCACCTTCATGCCCAAGCCGGTCTTCACCGACAATGGCTCGGGCATGCACACGCACATCAGCTTCTGGAAGGGAGACCAGCCCCTCTTCGCCGGCGGCGGGTACGCAGGCCTCTCGGACGAGGCGCTCTTCGCGATCGGCGGCATCCTCAAGCACGCGCCCGCACTCCTCGCGTTCACGAACCCGACGACCAACAGCTACAAGCGGCTGGTCCCGGGCTACGAGGCGCCCGTCAACTTGGCGTACAGCCAGCGCAACCGCTCGGCCGCCTGCCGCATCCCGATGTACTCGCCCAGCCCCAAGGCGAAACGGATCGAATTCCGCTGCCCCGACCCGAGCAGCAACCCGTACCTCGCCTTCAGCGCGCTCACGATGGCGTGCATCGACGGCATCCAGAACAAGATCCACCCGGGCGAACCGCTCGACAAGAACATCTACGACCTGGAGCCCGAGGAGCTGGCCGCCGTGCCGAAGACGCCCGGCTCCCTCGCGGAGGCGCTCACCGCCCTCGAACGGGACCACGAGTTCCTGCTCCGCGGCGACGTCTTCACCGAGGACGTGATCAGCACCTGGATCAACTACAAACGCGAGAACGAGGTCGACGCGATCAACCTCAGGCCGCACCCGTACGAGTTCTGCTTGTACTACGACATTTGA
- a CDS encoding Major Facilitator Superfamily protein, giving the protein MADGAPSQKLFWGCFLALITTAFGFISRLFLIGEWSEEFGLDPAQAGELAGMGIWPFAISIIGFSLFIDRIGYKTAMMISFLGYVVWSVMGVSAFFVSAGGEGNPEVGYSLLYWGSLILGLSNGSVEAYINPVVATMFSHNKTKWLNILHAGWPGGLMIAGLITIGLEYAEVPWWIRIAIIAPPAVLFFLMLIGENFPEQERVASGVSYKEMLAEFGMLGTAIASLLIVMQLQQSFADVPPMVFTGLGIAAVVAMGLYTQSLGNPLLFVLALIMIPLATTEIGTDGWIEEIMKGVAADKFNPGLVLVYTSAIMMVLRFFAGPIVHRFSPIGLLIGSSALAIAGLYWLSFAQGTVIFAAATLYAFGKTFFWPTMLGVAGEQTPKGGALTLNALGGIGMLAVGVLGFPYIGKLQADKQVEAVTADADIAAAAPQLFDGDQLSVLDDKTVYNVIKYQAISEDKLGEALGSLPEADQEAVREQIDGVSEKSNQKALADMAVFPAIMLVAYALLGLYFKSRGGYSAQSIDDAGHAAE; this is encoded by the coding sequence ATGGCGGACGGCGCACCGAGCCAAAAGCTCTTCTGGGGCTGTTTTTTGGCGCTCATCACCACGGCCTTCGGCTTCATCAGCCGCCTGTTCTTGATAGGCGAGTGGAGCGAGGAGTTCGGCCTCGACCCCGCTCAGGCGGGCGAGCTGGCCGGGATGGGCATCTGGCCCTTCGCGATCAGCATCATCGGCTTCAGCCTGTTCATCGACCGCATCGGCTACAAGACGGCGATGATGATCTCGTTCCTGGGGTACGTCGTCTGGAGCGTGATGGGCGTTAGCGCGTTCTTCGTCTCCGCGGGAGGAGAGGGGAACCCCGAAGTGGGCTACAGCCTGTTGTACTGGGGCAGCCTCATCCTGGGCCTCTCCAACGGCTCGGTCGAGGCGTACATCAACCCGGTCGTCGCCACGATGTTCAGCCACAATAAGACGAAGTGGCTCAACATCCTTCACGCCGGCTGGCCCGGGGGTCTGATGATCGCGGGCCTGATCACCATCGGCCTCGAATACGCCGAGGTCCCCTGGTGGATCCGGATTGCCATCATCGCCCCGCCCGCGGTGCTCTTCTTCCTGATGCTCATCGGCGAGAATTTCCCTGAGCAGGAACGCGTCGCCAGCGGAGTCTCGTACAAGGAGATGCTCGCGGAGTTCGGCATGCTCGGCACCGCGATCGCCAGCTTGTTGATCGTGATGCAGTTACAGCAGTCGTTCGCCGACGTGCCCCCGATGGTCTTTACCGGCCTGGGAATCGCGGCGGTCGTTGCGATGGGTCTCTACACGCAGTCGCTGGGTAACCCGCTGCTGTTCGTGCTCGCACTGATCATGATCCCGCTGGCGACCACCGAGATCGGCACCGACGGCTGGATCGAAGAGATCATGAAGGGGGTCGCCGCCGATAAGTTCAACCCGGGGCTCGTGCTGGTCTACACCTCGGCCATCATGATGGTGCTGCGGTTCTTTGCGGGCCCGATCGTGCACCGTTTCAGCCCGATCGGCCTGCTGATCGGTAGCTCGGCGCTGGCGATCGCCGGCCTCTACTGGCTGTCGTTCGCCCAGGGCACGGTGATCTTCGCCGCCGCGACGCTGTACGCCTTCGGTAAGACGTTCTTCTGGCCGACGATGCTCGGCGTCGCCGGCGAGCAGACCCCCAAGGGGGGCGCCCTGACGCTCAACGCCCTGGGCGGCATCGGCATGCTGGCGGTCGGCGTCCTCGGCTTCCCCTACATCGGCAAGCTGCAAGCGGACAAGCAGGTCGAAGCGGTCACCGCCGACGCCGACATCGCCGCAGCGGCGCCACAGCTCTTCGACGGGGACCAGCTATCGGTCCTGGATGACAAGACGGTTTACAACGTCATCAAGTACCAAGCGATCTCCGAGGACAAGCTGGGCGAGGCGCTCGGGTCGTTGCCCGAAGCCGATCAGGAGGCCGTCCGCGAGCAGATCGACGGCGTCAGCGAGAAGAGCAACCAGAAGGCGCTCGCCGACATGGCGGTCTTCCCGGCGATCATGCTCGTCGCCTACGCGCTGCTCGGCCTCTACTTCAAGTCGCGCGGCGGGTACTCGGCCCAGTCGATCGACGACGCCGGCCACGCTGCTGAGTAG
- the ppx gene encoding Exopolyphosphatase, whose translation MLRLSETPPTRPTKQPAGEAANGTADRLAAIDIGSNSVRIVVARAVDAGYQVLDEERENTRLATSLAKTGELSPEAIEATLAALRSFVTLARGHGVATMRAIATSAVRDADNGEAFCQRVEDEIGLRVEVIPPQEEGRLSFLSVARAFDVTDKPIAVADIGGGSTEIVLAANGVMEEVYATRLGAVRVAEACGLTGRCPGHKLERAANHIDSELKRHARKPPLAPAMVYGAGGTFTALASILMAKEGAGETTVRGYRVNRAQVRHLVSDLSRMTYDERCKVPGLNPRRADIIVAGLLVIERLLRHFYTNEVQVHTGGVRDGLLLTMVEETHSGGQPVSAAQRREAVERFAERCDADLPHARQVAWIAGRLLEELSEPFGLPLDDKPLIEAAALLSNVGYLINFDGHHKHSYHLIINSCLPGFERDELRVVANVARYHRGARPKQKHKPYAALSGEDQERVAKMAAILRVALALDRTHQQQVNGIDVNVTKRSIEITIRTTGDAEVDLWAARRKVDLFERVFGRRVYFEAVGE comes from the coding sequence ATGCTTCGCTTGAGCGAGACCCCCCCCACCCGACCGACGAAACAGCCAGCCGGCGAAGCCGCGAACGGAACCGCCGACCGCCTCGCGGCGATCGACATCGGCTCCAACAGCGTGCGGATTGTTGTCGCCCGTGCGGTCGATGCGGGCTACCAAGTCCTCGACGAAGAACGCGAGAACACCCGACTCGCCACGTCGCTCGCCAAGACGGGCGAACTCTCCCCCGAGGCGATCGAGGCGACCCTCGCCGCGCTGCGCAGCTTCGTCACGCTGGCCCGTGGCCACGGGGTCGCGACGATGCGTGCGATCGCCACCAGCGCGGTCCGCGACGCCGACAACGGCGAGGCGTTCTGCCAACGTGTCGAGGACGAAATCGGCCTGCGCGTCGAGGTGATCCCGCCGCAAGAGGAAGGACGGCTCTCGTTCCTCAGCGTCGCCCGCGCTTTCGACGTCACCGACAAGCCGATCGCGGTCGCCGACATCGGCGGCGGATCGACCGAGATCGTCCTGGCCGCCAACGGCGTGATGGAGGAGGTCTACGCGACCCGGTTGGGGGCCGTGCGCGTCGCGGAGGCGTGCGGGCTCACCGGTCGATGCCCCGGCCACAAGCTAGAACGCGCCGCCAATCACATCGACTCCGAGCTGAAACGCCACGCCCGCAAGCCACCGCTCGCGCCCGCGATGGTGTACGGCGCCGGCGGGACGTTCACGGCGCTCGCCTCGATCCTGATGGCCAAGGAGGGCGCCGGCGAGACCACCGTCCGCGGCTACCGCGTCAACCGCGCCCAGGTGCGACACCTTGTGTCGGACCTCTCGCGGATGACCTACGACGAGCGCTGCAAGGTCCCCGGGCTCAACCCCCGGCGGGCGGACATCATCGTCGCCGGGCTGCTGGTCATCGAGCGTCTCCTCCGGCATTTCTACACGAACGAGGTGCAGGTCCATACCGGCGGAGTGCGTGACGGGCTGCTGCTGACGATGGTCGAGGAGACCCACTCGGGCGGCCAACCGGTCAGCGCGGCCCAACGCCGCGAGGCGGTCGAGCGGTTCGCCGAGCGTTGCGACGCCGACCTCCCCCACGCCCGCCAGGTCGCTTGGATCGCGGGGCGGCTGCTCGAGGAGCTCAGCGAGCCGTTCGGGCTCCCCCTCGACGACAAGCCGTTGATCGAGGCCGCCGCGTTGCTGTCGAACGTCGGCTACCTGATCAACTTCGACGGGCACCACAAACACAGCTACCACCTGATCATCAACAGCTGCCTGCCCGGTTTCGAGCGGGACGAGCTGCGTGTGGTGGCGAACGTGGCCCGCTACCACCGCGGAGCGCGGCCCAAGCAGAAGCATAAGCCGTACGCCGCCCTGTCAGGCGAGGACCAGGAACGGGTTGCGAAGATGGCGGCCATCCTCCGCGTGGCCCTCGCACTGGACCGCACGCACCAGCAGCAGGTCAACGGCATCGACGTGAACGTGACCAAGCGTTCCATCGAGATCACGATCCGCACCACCGGCGACGCCGAGGTCGATTTGTGGGCCGCCCGAAGGAAGGTCGATCTCTTCGAGCGCGTCTTCGGCCGCCGCGTTTACTTCGAGGCGGTCGGCGAGTGA
- a CDS encoding Zinc-type alcohol dehydrogenase-like protein: MQAMFVNAYGEDSVFEAGEIEKPTPKAGEVLVKIAASSVNTVDTMIRRMGAELPLSPETPAILGMDFAGTVEAVGEGVEGYAVGDEVYGCAGGLADLPGALAEYMTADSKLIAPKPKNLSMREAAALPLVAITAYEGLVRAGAESGQKVLVHGGSGGVGHVALQIAKHFGSEVYSTGGGEKQLALIERLGATPINYKTETVADYVAKHTGGAGFDVVFDSVGGANMTNSFEAAALNGQVATTVAMCELDLTLAHFKGLSLHVVFMLIPMLHNVDREQHADILRSVAEIVESGGLKPVLDENHYTLAEAGQAHARLESGKAMGKVVVEVG; the protein is encoded by the coding sequence ATGCAAGCGATGTTCGTGAACGCCTACGGAGAGGATTCGGTCTTCGAGGCGGGGGAGATCGAGAAGCCCACGCCGAAAGCCGGGGAGGTCCTGGTGAAGATCGCGGCGTCGAGCGTCAACACGGTCGACACGATGATCCGCAGGATGGGCGCGGAGCTGCCCCTCTCGCCCGAAACGCCCGCCATCTTGGGGATGGACTTCGCGGGCACGGTCGAGGCCGTGGGCGAGGGGGTCGAGGGGTACGCGGTTGGCGACGAGGTCTACGGCTGCGCCGGCGGCCTCGCCGATCTGCCCGGTGCGTTGGCCGAGTACATGACCGCCGACAGCAAGCTGATCGCCCCGAAGCCGAAGAACCTCTCCATGCGCGAGGCCGCCGCGTTGCCGCTCGTGGCGATCACGGCGTACGAGGGGCTGGTGCGGGCGGGCGCTGAGTCGGGGCAGAAGGTCCTGGTTCACGGCGGGTCCGGCGGGGTCGGCCATGTCGCCTTGCAGATCGCGAAGCACTTCGGCTCCGAGGTGTACTCGACCGGCGGGGGCGAGAAGCAGCTCGCGTTGATCGAACGGTTGGGCGCAACGCCGATCAATTACAAGACCGAAACGGTCGCCGACTACGTCGCGAAGCACACAGGGGGCGCCGGGTTCGACGTCGTGTTCGACTCGGTCGGCGGCGCCAACATGACCAACTCGTTCGAGGCCGCCGCGCTCAACGGTCAGGTCGCCACGACGGTCGCGATGTGTGAACTGGACCTGACCCTCGCTCATTTTAAGGGCCTGTCGCTGCACGTGGTCTTCATGCTGATCCCGATGCTGCACAACGTCGATCGGGAGCAGCACGCCGACATCCTGCGGAGCGTGGCCGAGATCGTCGAATCGGGTGGGCTCAAGCCGGTGCTCGACGAGAACCACTACACGCTCGCCGAGGCGGGGCAGGCCCACGCCCGGCTCGAGAGCGGCAAGGCGATGGGCAAGGTGGTGGTGGAGGTCGGCTGA
- a CDS encoding putative enoyl-CoA hydratase echA17 has product MSYENYATFKAETRDAVLTVTFDFPPVNVQGQEMLADLNGLALRLERDREVKVVVFQSAHPEIWVCHYDTNLLKEMSTEAVSRDEAKLLDLQSVLERISKLPQATIAKLEGFARGGGHEFALACDMRFAARGKFKFMQMEVGMGILPCGGGASRMARQVGLGRALEIILSARDFTADEAEAYGTINKALDPDEIGPYVDALAQRIAKFPAESINACKQAVYESIDKPIEEALKAEAYWLYQATSKTPAVKRFAVADEKGMEHDLENQRNWNDLVMQVQDIN; this is encoded by the coding sequence ATGAGCTACGAGAACTACGCGACCTTCAAGGCCGAGACGCGTGACGCGGTACTGACCGTCACGTTCGATTTCCCGCCGGTCAACGTCCAGGGGCAGGAGATGCTGGCCGACCTGAACGGCCTGGCGTTGCGGCTCGAGCGGGACCGCGAAGTCAAAGTTGTGGTCTTTCAATCGGCTCACCCGGAGATCTGGGTCTGCCACTACGACACCAACCTCTTGAAGGAGATGTCGACCGAGGCCGTGTCTCGCGACGAAGCGAAGCTGCTCGATCTGCAATCGGTGCTCGAACGCATTAGCAAGTTGCCGCAAGCGACCATCGCCAAGCTCGAGGGCTTCGCGCGGGGCGGCGGTCACGAGTTCGCGCTGGCGTGCGACATGCGCTTCGCGGCGCGCGGCAAGTTCAAGTTCATGCAGATGGAAGTCGGTATGGGCATCCTGCCGTGCGGCGGCGGCGCTTCGCGGATGGCGCGGCAGGTCGGCTTGGGGCGTGCGCTGGAGATCATCCTCAGCGCCCGCGACTTCACCGCCGACGAGGCCGAAGCGTACGGCACGATCAACAAGGCGCTCGACCCGGACGAGATCGGCCCCTACGTCGACGCGCTCGCGCAGCGGATCGCCAAGTTCCCCGCCGAGTCGATCAACGCCTGCAAGCAGGCGGTCTACGAGTCCATCGACAAGCCGATCGAGGAGGCCCTCAAGGCGGAGGCCTACTGGCTCTATCAAGCGACCAGCAAGACGCCGGCCGTCAAACGCTTTGCGGTCGCTGACGAGAAGGGGATGGAGCACGACCTTGAGAACCAGCGCAACTGGAACGACCTGGTGATGCAGGTGCAGGACATCAATTAG
- the yybR_2 gene encoding putative HTH-type transcriptional regulator YybR: METKAKSRHTVYNRPACPVEATLELIGGKWKGIILYYLLEGRLRFSELERKIGCVTQRMLTKQLRELEANQLVNRIVYAEVPPRVEYELTEIGESLKPVLGVLKEWGEAHALQLLEEPAGEEGVSP, translated from the coding sequence ATGGAAACCAAGGCCAAGAGCCGGCACACGGTCTACAACCGCCCCGCCTGCCCCGTGGAGGCGACGCTCGAACTGATCGGCGGCAAGTGGAAGGGGATCATCCTGTACTACCTGCTCGAAGGCCGACTCCGGTTCAGTGAGCTGGAACGCAAGATCGGATGCGTCACGCAGCGGATGCTCACGAAACAGCTCCGCGAGCTTGAGGCGAATCAACTGGTCAATCGCATCGTTTACGCCGAGGTTCCGCCACGCGTCGAGTACGAGCTGACCGAGATCGGCGAATCGCTCAAACCGGTCCTGGGCGTGCTCAAGGAGTGGGGAGAGGCCCATGCGTTGCAACTGCTCGAAGAGCCCGCCGGCGAAGAGGGCGTAAGCCCGTAG